The Mesorhizobium sp. AR02 region TCCGGAAAAGTTCTGTGGCGGCTGCTTCCTCCATGATCCTGCCGAGGTACATAACGATCACTCGGTCAGCGATCTGGCGAACGATCTTCAGATCGTGGCTGATGAACAGATAGGTGAGACCTCTGCTGGCCTGTACATCCTTGAGCAGATTGACCACCTGCGCCCCGACAGAGACGTCGAGGGCGGAAACCGGCTCGTCGCATACCAGAAGATCTGGATCGAGGACCAGTGCCCGCGCCAGGATCACTCGCTGCCGCTGACCGCCCGAGAGTTCGTGAGGGTAGCTGGCAAACTGGTCCGGCCGCAGCCCGACGGTCGACAACAGAGCCTGGGTCTTTTCTCTGCGCTCCGCCATGGAGGAACCTACGCCGTGCACGACGAGCGGTTCCATGACCTGGCGGCCAATCGGGAGACGTCGATCAAGAAAAGACAAGGGGTCCTGATAGACCATCTGCATTCTTTGTCTTTGCGCTCGCCAGACGGCATCGCGGCGCGTTTGCACCGGCATGCCGTCAAGCAGGATCGACCCACGTGTCGGCGCCATCATCCCGAGAACGAGGCGGCCGGTTGTCGACTTGCCGCAACCAGACTCGCCAACGACGCCGAGCGTTTCTCCCCGCTTCAGGGAAAAGGACACGTCATCGACTGCCTTTAACGGAACCTTGGGCGAAAATGGACCCGCCCGGGATCGGACACTGAAATGCTTCGTCAGCCCCTGCACAGTTAGAAACGATGTCATGCCGGAACCTTCACCTTATCCGTCTCCGCGTCGGAGGACTGAGTTCTAAGGCAGGCGACGCAATGACCGTTCGCAACCATGGCCATTGCCGGCGTCATCAGTAAACAACTCGGCATCGCCTCGGCACATCGGGCCTCGAATGCGCATCCGCTCGAGATGTCACTTGGTGCCGGAACGTGACCCGGAATCGCTCGTAACCGGCCGACCGGCTCATCGATATCGGGAGCGGCGGCGAGAAGACCACGCGTATAAGGATGTCGCGCCCTGTGCCAGAAATCAGCCGATGGCGCCATCTCCACGAGTCTTCCCGCATACATTACGGCAATCCGGTCGCTGGTTTCGCGCACCACGCCTAGATCATGCGAGATGAGGACGATTGATGTACCCGTGTCGCTTCTGATCTCTTTGAGCAGGTCCAAGATTTGGGCCTGCACCGTAACATCGAGCGCCGTTGTGGGCTCATCTGCGACAAGGAGGTCGGGCTCTCCGGCCAGAGCCATGGCGATTGCGACACGTTGGTTCGTGCCCCCGGAAAGCTCGTGAGGATATTGACCGAGACGCCGCTGTGCGCCTGGTATGCGAACCCGATCGAGCAATCGCTTTGCTTCGCCGCGCGCGGTGCCCCATCCGATCTTACGATGCAAAACCAGTGTTTCGGCAAGCTGGAAGCCGATCGTGTGGATCGGATTAAGAGAGGCAGTGGCATCCTGGACAATCATTGCCAAGCGCCGGCCACGAAGGGCAGCCATGGCTTTTTCGTTGAGATCCAGAAGGTTCGATCCTTCGAAGAGAACGGAACCGGTAGTCTTTGCTTGCCGTCCCAGGACCCGAAGGATGGCAAGCCAGGTGACACTTTTCCCGCATCCGGATTCCCCGACAAGGCCGAGAATCTCGCCGCGGCCGATATCCAGATCGATGCCCCGCAAAATCTCGGTTGATCCGCGTGTCGAATCGATCCGAACGCGAAGGTCCCTGATCTGCAGGAGCGGTGCGACTCTGGTATCGTGCATGACCGTATTACCGAGACGCTGCCAGCGCGGTTTGCTTCCTCATGGAAGCCAGCGCCTGGTAGTTGGGATCGGGGATGTTTTCGTAGGCCGGACCGAACTCTTCGACGAAGACGTTGTGCGATACGAACCCACTTTCAGGTACCAGCACATGGAGCTTGAATGCCGGGGGCTCATTGATGTTTTTAAAGACCCGTACATCGCCCAACTGAAGGTGACAGGAGCTTACAACCGACGGCGCTACTGAGGCGAGCGTGCCATGCCATAGGCAGTCGATCGCGCGGTGATGATGGCCACAGAGGAGACGAACGACCTGCTTGTTGGCTGTGATGATCTCGCCTAGCTCCGTCGCTCCGTCGATCAGCCGCACAGCGTCGTAGATACCCCCACCAAAGGCAAAAGGCGGATGATGAAGAAGAATGAGGGTAGAAGTATTGGGCCGCTCCTGTAGGCAATCCCGAAGATACGAAAGTCGTTCGGAGCAAAGGCGACCCAGGCCCTCGCCTTCAACAAGGGTGTCCAGCCCGATGACACGAAGCTTGTCGTGTTCGACGCAAAACTGCACGAAGCCGCCGGGGCCCTTCTTTTCGGGAAAAACAGCCAGGAAATTCTCCCGGATGTCGTGGTTGCCAAGCGCCAAATGGACCGGGAACGGCAAGCCTTCGATCATCTCCTTGAGCAGCTGATATTCACCGACTTGGCCGCTATCAGCCAGATCCCCGGTGACGACCATCATGTCCGGCCTTGGATTCATGTTGGCGACGCGCTCGAAGGCTTGCGCCGACCGTGCAGTGCAATCTACGTTTCCGGAAGCCAAGGGTCTGCCCGTCTCGCGGATATGAAGATCAGTGAGATGCGCTATGATCATGGAGCATTGCCTTTCAGTAGTCGCCACCGACAGCCTCAATCGACCTCGAAACTCGGTGGATGGATTGGATAATGCATGGGCATCATACGACCTGACGGGCGCATGATGCCCGGTAAGCATTAGACTATGCGGGCATGTTGAATGGACCGAAGTCCATCATTGGGGTGCGATGCGGCAGCCAGGCAATGTCTCCCCGCTTCCCGTAAAGCATGGGCGTATTGTAGAGCACAGTGCCAGGCGGATCGATCTCGTTGAAGATTTTCAGCACGCGTTCGTGAAGCGTGCGGCGTTCAGTACGGTCAGTCAGCGTTTGCAGTTTTTTGCCGATCTCGTCGAACTCCGTATTGCTCCAGCTCTTGGCTTCGAAGCGGATAAAGCCATCTGGCCCGTAGTTGGTCCACAGCGACCCCAATATATCCGGGTAGATCATGTCGGCCGAACCGTCGAAGATCGCGTAATTTGGCTGAGCGAACATCTGCCCCCAGTTCTCGCAAACCTTGAGCTGAACATTGATGCCGACGGCCTGCCACATCTGCTGGAGCGTCTGCGCCACGTCGAGCTCAGCGGTATAGTAGTTGGCCAGAATGCGATATTCGATCGGCGCACCGGAATAGCCTGCCTCGGAAAGGAGTTTCTTCGCGGCATCGGGATCGTAAGCCGGCATCGGAAAATTCTCGACGAACATGTCGCCGTAGGCCTGCCACTGAAAGCCTCTGGGAACATCAACCATGCCTGAGAACAATTGTTTTGCAATGGCTTCGCGGTCGATCGAAAGATTAAGCGCCTGACGAATGCGAACATCCTTCAGCGGCCCGCCGAACGTGCCGTAGTTGACGCAACGGATGTTGTTGATTGGCCCGCCGACCACATCAAGGTTACCGTGTCCCTTGATCGTCGCGATCTGATCCGGCGTAACTTCCGTAATGATGTGGGCGTCGCCCGCCGCGAGCGCGTTGACGCGGCTCGCCGCTTCCGGCATGACCTTGAAAGTCAGCGAAGAGAACGGCGGCTGGCCGCCCCAGTATTGGTCATGCGCGACCAGTCGGATTCGATCGCCAGCCTTGACTTCGGCAACGCGATAAGGGCCGGTGCCGACCGGTGATAGCGCCCATTTGTCCCAGTTTCCAGCCTTCTGGAACGCAGCCTTGCTGATGATCTGACTTGTCCAGTTGGACAGCCTGAATTCGAAAAGCGGATCGGCCTGTTTGGTTACGAAACGCACAGTGCTTTCGTTGAGGGCGGCCACCTTTTCCAGCACGCTGAAAAACTGCCGTGATATGCTTTGACCCGGAAGGCCCTCCGTCAACATGCGTTCCGGTCCGAACGTATAGGCAACGTCTTCGCTGGTCATCACCGATCCATCATGGAAATGGACCCCTTTGCGGATGACTACATCCCAGGTGCGTGCATCGACCTGGTGCCAAGACTCCGCAAGGCCCGGCACCAGGCGCTCGCCGTTAAGGTAATCGATACGGATCAGCGTGTCGTAGATGCTTGCCGCAAGACGATATGTGATATTCGTAGTGAGCCTAAGGGGATCGAGTTGGGGCGGATTGTCCTGAACCGCAATGATCAAATCGGTTCGGGGCTGTGAGTTGGCAATTCGCGGAGCGATTGTGCCAAGCAGTGGAATGGCACTCATCACCTTAAGGTAGTTTCGGCGAGTCATATTCATGGTGCGCTACCCTCCATTGTCAAGTTAGCAGAAGCCGATCTTCGCAACTTGGTTAGACATGTCTACATAAGAGCGTTCGCATGATAGAATGACAGTCGAATGACAAACGGGGCAGAGAGGCTCGACAAAACGGAATCACTGACGAACGAGCTTCTGCGGTGCCCGGCCGCGCTTTCAAGCGCGGGTCGGCTCCGGTATCAAACGTTCCGTCCATTCCGACGAGCGAGGTGTAACTTCGAATAACCTGTCCGCGACAGCCTCGCGCACCTCCTCGTCGTGGAAGATTCCGACGATGGCGGCACCGCGTGCCTTGGCTTCGTTGATCAGTTCGATGACTGTCTGCCGATTGGTTGCGTCGAGCGAGGCCGTCGGCTCGTCGAGCAGCAGCACTGGATAGTCGGCGATGAAGCTGCGGGCGATGTTGACGCGCTGCTGCTCGCCACCGGAGAAGGTGGCAGGGGCTAGAGACCAAAGACGCTCGGGGATGCGCAGCCGGGACAGCAGGGCGTGGGCGGCGGCATGCGCTTTCTCCGGGGTGACGCCGTTGACGATCGCCGGCTCGGCCACGATGTCCAGCGTCGGCACCCTTGGAATGACACGCAGGAACTGGCTGACATAGCCGATGGTGCGGCGACGGATTTCAACGACTTCCCAGGGTTCGGCAGCCAGGAGATCGACGGTGTCGCCAATGTGCTGGACGAGGATCTTGCCGGCGTCCGGCTTGTAGTTGGCATAGAGCGAGCGCAGCAGCGTCGATTTGCCAGCACCGGACGGTCCGTGCAGGCAGACGCATTCGCCGGCCTTTACCGCAAGCTCGATATTGTCGAAGACGGGCAGGATGGTGCCGCCCTGGGTGTGGAGCGTGAAGGTCTTGGCAAGACCTTTGGCGTGCAATCGAATGGTCATGGGATGTCCTTTTTGTCTTAAACTTGCAGGACAGAGGAGACGAGCAGCTGTGTGTAGGGATGA contains the following coding sequences:
- a CDS encoding ABC transporter ATP-binding protein → MTSFLTVQGLTKHFSVRSRAGPFSPKVPLKAVDDVSFSLKRGETLGVVGESGCGKSTTGRLVLGMMAPTRGSILLDGMPVQTRRDAVWRAQRQRMQMVYQDPLSFLDRRLPIGRQVMEPLVVHGVGSSMAERREKTQALLSTVGLRPDQFASYPHELSGGQRQRVILARALVLDPDLLVCDEPVSALDVSVGAQVVNLLKDVQASRGLTYLFISHDLKIVRQIADRVIVMYLGRIMEEAAATELFRNPLHPYTQALLSAVPSLKPQPQRRLIIQGDPPNPMEVPNGCVLHPRCPRASTLCQTERPELRIVAPNRSVACHHPQDDMVSSRGKMENA
- a CDS encoding ABC transporter ATP-binding protein; its protein translation is MHDTRVAPLLQIRDLRVRIDSTRGSTEILRGIDLDIGRGEILGLVGESGCGKSVTWLAILRVLGRQAKTTGSVLFEGSNLLDLNEKAMAALRGRRLAMIVQDATASLNPIHTIGFQLAETLVLHRKIGWGTARGEAKRLLDRVRIPGAQRRLGQYPHELSGGTNQRVAIAMALAGEPDLLVADEPTTALDVTVQAQILDLLKEIRSDTGTSIVLISHDLGVVRETSDRIAVMYAGRLVEMAPSADFWHRARHPYTRGLLAAAPDIDEPVGRLRAIPGHVPAPSDISSGCAFEARCAEAMPSCLLMTPAMAMVANGHCVACLRTQSSDAETDKVKVPA
- a CDS encoding phosphodiesterase yields the protein MIIAHLTDLHIRETGRPLASGNVDCTARSAQAFERVANMNPRPDMMVVTGDLADSGQVGEYQLLKEMIEGLPFPVHLALGNHDIRENFLAVFPEKKGPGGFVQFCVEHDKLRVIGLDTLVEGEGLGRLCSERLSYLRDCLQERPNTSTLILLHHPPFAFGGGIYDAVRLIDGATELGEIITANKQVVRLLCGHHHRAIDCLWHGTLASVAPSVVSSCHLQLGDVRVFKNINEPPAFKLHVLVPESGFVSHNVFVEEFGPAYENIPDPNYQALASMRKQTALAASR
- a CDS encoding ABC transporter substrate-binding protein; protein product: MNMTRRNYLKVMSAIPLLGTIAPRIANSQPRTDLIIAVQDNPPQLDPLRLTTNITYRLAASIYDTLIRIDYLNGERLVPGLAESWHQVDARTWDVVIRKGVHFHDGSVMTSEDVAYTFGPERMLTEGLPGQSISRQFFSVLEKVAALNESTVRFVTKQADPLFEFRLSNWTSQIISKAAFQKAGNWDKWALSPVGTGPYRVAEVKAGDRIRLVAHDQYWGGQPPFSSLTFKVMPEAASRVNALAAGDAHIITEVTPDQIATIKGHGNLDVVGGPINNIRCVNYGTFGGPLKDVRIRQALNLSIDREAIAKQLFSGMVDVPRGFQWQAYGDMFVENFPMPAYDPDAAKKLLSEAGYSGAPIEYRILANYYTAELDVAQTLQQMWQAVGINVQLKVCENWGQMFAQPNYAIFDGSADMIYPDILGSLWTNYGPDGFIRFEAKSWSNTEFDEIGKKLQTLTDRTERRTLHERVLKIFNEIDPPGTVLYNTPMLYGKRGDIAWLPHRTPMMDFGPFNMPA
- the phnL gene encoding phosphonate C-P lyase system protein PhnL, which codes for MTIRLHAKGLAKTFTLHTQGGTILPVFDNIELAVKAGECVCLHGPSGAGKSTLLRSLYANYKPDAGKILVQHIGDTVDLLAAEPWEVVEIRRRTIGYVSQFLRVIPRVPTLDIVAEPAIVNGVTPEKAHAAAHALLSRLRIPERLWSLAPATFSGGEQQRVNIARSFIADYPVLLLDEPTASLDATNRQTVIELINEAKARGAAIVGIFHDEEVREAVADRLFEVTPRSSEWTERLIPEPTRA